From the Paenibacillus sp. R14(2021) genome, the window CTGACATTCTTGAAGTAGTCGGTGGCTTTCGGTTTATGATCGAATCGCACCAGATCCAGGTTCAGTCCAAGCGCCTTGACGATCAGCGCAACGCCTTCTGCCTGCGAAACGGATTTATACGGAGCGAATTGCTGTGCGCCGACCCCTTTGACCATACCGCCATTTTGCATGGCAATAATTATATCCTTACTCGGAACGTTAGCAATATCCTTGAACGATGCCGCAGAAGCCATCTCTTGACCTGCAAAGCTGAGCGCTATAACAGCCGCGGTGGACAACATAATCATCTTGAATGGTTTATTCATCGAAATCACCTCGTGGAGTTGTTTGTTGTTGCTTTCGTTGTTGTAGACGGGCCTTTGGTTAAAAAGGTTACACTTGCGAATGAAATTCTTTGAATTGGAGTCAGTTTTGGTGTTGAACAAACCAATTAACCCTATGTACGTGCCAGAAATAATGCATATTGTAAACTAAAAAATGCCGTTTCTTATCGTTTAACGATAAGAAACGGCTATTAATATTGAATTATTCTCATCTGTACCTCAATGGATGAAGGCGCACTCGTTATCGAGCAGAGTAAATAGCTTGTAGAAGCGTCGCACGCGAAGCTTGCGGCAGTCCAAGCCGAAGAAGGGCAGCGTTCACGGGCCGTGGAAGCGGCCGTTGGTGAAGTCGTCGGTCTCATGGGGGAGGATTGCGGCCATCAGCCAAGAGAATCGGCGCGTCAAACATCGCTGCTGCAGCATCTCGTCGGCCAATTCCGGATGATTGGAACCCGTTTAAGATAGGTGGCCTGTTCTGTTCAGTTAGAAATTGCCGGATATTCGATTTCAGGTTTGACGTTAGAAGACAAGCCCATTAAAGTAGAATGAGATAGAAATTACTGGAAAGGGTGACAAGCGTGGCATTTGAAATCGTAGAAGCGACAATATCGGACATGCTAGCGGCGTTCACCTCGGGCGAGCTGACTTCAAAGCAATTGGTTCTAATTTATTTGAACCGAATCGCGGACCATGACAAAAGCGGACTGCTCCTCAATTCTGTGCTCACGATCAATCCCGACGCGCTATTCATCGCCGAGGCGATGGATCGAGAACGCGAGGTCAAGGGACTGCGGGGGCCCTTGCACGGCATCCCCGTATTATTGAAAGATAATGTCGATACCGGTGACAAAATGCCGACAAGCGCCGGCTCCCTGGCCCTTGCGGACAGCTATGCGCCCGAGGATGCTTATATCGTCAAGAAGCTTCGGGAAGCCGGAGCCGTTATTCTGGGTAAAGTGAACATGACCGAATTCGCCAACATGATGACCGATGGGATGCCGACCGGCTACAGCTCGCGCGGCGGTCAGGTGATGAACCCGTACAACATCTCGACGCCGACGGGTGGTTCGAGCGCCGGCTCGGGTGTTGCGGTTGCGGCGAACTTCTGTGCGGCGGCTGTTGGCACGGAAACATCGGGCTCGATTCTGAATCCGAGCAATCTCTGTTCGGTGGTCGGCATCAAGCCTACGGTTGGCCTCTTAAGCCGGACGGGCATTCTTCCGCTGTCCAACTCGCAGGACACCGCAGGGCCGATGGCGCGAACGGTAACGGACGCAGTGCTGATGCTGCAAGTCATGACGGGTTACGACGAGCGCGACGCGGCAATGGGCGGGGGCCTCGGCAAGCAGCCGGCAGATTATTCCGCGTATCTCGACCGGGAGGGGCTAAGAGGCGCCAGAATCGGTATTCCACGAGACTATTATTTCGAGGAATTGACCGAGGAACAGCTGGCGATCTTCGACCGGGCTGTCGCAATCATGCAAGACATGGGCGCAACAATCGTTGATCCGGCGAATATCGCCACCGCAAGAAGCATTGTCTATTCGACCGTGCTGATTAATGAATTCAAAGCTTCCCTAAATGCCTATCTCTCGAAGCTCGGTCCCGGCGCTCCCATGCGCACGCTGAAGGAAATCATCGCTTTCAACAACGAGCATCCCGTAGAAACATTACGATACGGACAAAAAACGCTGATCAACGCGGAGTACCATTCTTCCGGCACATTGACCGACATTAAGTATTTGAACGACCGTGCTTTGGATATCCGCTTATGCAAGGAGGAAGGCATCGACGCGACGATGAAGGAGCATCAGCTTGACGCGCTGTTGTTCCCGGCGGATTTCGGCTCGCGGCTGGCTGCGCGGGCGGGCTACCCGTCCATCGCCGTACCTGCGGGCTACACGAAGGCCGGTCCTCCGTTCGGCGTAACGTTCACGGCAAGAGCCTACGAGGAACCGACTTTAATCCGCCTCGCCTATGCCTTCGAGCAGGGGACGATGTTCCGGCGGCCGCCCAATTTGAAAAGCTTCATCGATTGACGAGCGGTAGATGGACACGAGGGAAAGAATAGGTCATGAAGATTAGCGCCATTATAGAACGATACCGATAAGGAAGGGGCTGCATGTCATGAAATGTGCCGTGTTGGACGATTACCAAAAGGTCGCGATGTCGATGGCCGATTGGTCAACGGTCACGGATCGAATGGAGATAAAGGTATTCCCTAATCATTTCGATAACGAGGACGAGTTGGCCGCCGCGATCGAGGATTGCGAGATTGTCGTGATTATGCGGGAGCGGACGCCTTTCCGCAGACCGCTCTTGCAGCGTCTTCCGCGCTTGAAGCTGCTTATTACGACAGGCATGCGCAATGCTTCCATTGATCTGGGAGCCGCATCAGACAACGGTATCGTCGTATGCGGGACAGGTGGGGGCGGGGAAGGAACGACCGAACTAACATGGGCGCTTATCCTGGGACTAGCGAGGAAGCTGGTGCAGGAGAATGAAGCGCTGCGAAGCGGCGGTCACTGGCAGAGCACGATCGGCGTCGATTTGATCGGCAAGCGTCTTGGCTTGCTCGGGCTCGGGCGGATCGGAAGCAACGTAGCGCGAATCGGGCAGGCGTTCGGCATGGAGGTATCGGCATGGAGCCAGAATCTGACCCCGGACAAAGCGGATGCCGCAGGGGTGAAGCTTGCAACTTCCAAGGAAGAGCTGCTCTCGAGCAGTGATTTCGTCTCGATTCACCTCGTGCTCGGCGACCGCACGAGAGGACTGCTAGGCGTAAGGGAGCTCGAACTCATGCGGCCGACTGCCTATCTCATCAACACCTCCCGCGCTCCGATCGTTGACCGGGAGGCGCTTATCGCGGCGCTGAGCAGCGGCAAGCTTGCCGGTGCCGGGCTGGACGTATTCGAGACGGAGCCGCTGCCTGCGGACGACCCGCTTCGGTCGCTGCCGAACGTGCTGGCCACGCCGCACATCGGTTACGTCACCGAAGCCGCGTATCGTAATTTCTTCCGCGGCATCGTCGAGGATATAGAAGCCTTCTTGAACGGATCGCCGATTAACATCATTAATTATCCGGCTTCACCAACATTCGTCCAAGAGTAACGATTAGCTGTTTGCAATGCTTGGCGTATACCGTGGCGGCAGACGCGGTGGTGGAATTGAGATTCGAATCGTGCAAACAATTATGATACACTAAATGTCTTATCGTTAAACGTGTTACATGACCCAAGAGGAGAAGGATTACACCCATGAATAAACGGACGATTCTAAGCGCATTGTGCATCATCTTAGGCTTGCTGTGCATCATGCTTACATTCAGTGCACCTAATGGCTTTACACTCGGAATCTACCTTGTAGTCGGCATCATTACCTTGCTTATGGGATTGCTTGGCATTAAATATTCCAAATCTTAATGCATACATGCCCGCTAAGCCTCTTGTCCATGCAAAGGACAAGAGGCTTTTTGTCGTCCGCAGATGATCGCATACGTTCTTCGTGATTTGGCATAATAATGTTGAATTTGTCATCCTTGGAGGAGCTTTCATGAGATGGAATCGAAGAGCAGGTGCAAACCATCATTACCGAAACGCGCTTAAGATGAGAAGCATGCACCTTGAGGAAGTTAACCAGCAAAACAAAGATGCCAAATTTACGACGGATATCCAGCAGAACGAGAACATCATCAGAGATACGTTCCAGCGTTGCTCCGACTTGGAATGGCGAAGCATTGACGTTAATCTGAGCACGCAATGGCTCGTTGTTTATATCGATAACTTAATTGATAAGCAGCAGCTCGAGGAATTCGTCATTAAGCCCATGCAAGCAAGCGCCGCGGCGGGCCGTATCGCCAATGGACCGAATGAGCTTAAGAACGATGTGATTTCCGTCAGCATGACGAGCTGCTCTAGCAGCATTTCTCAGACGATCCGTAACCTGCTTGAGGGTCATGCCGCCATTCTCATGCCCGGCAGCAGCGATGTATTGACGGTTTCTATTCCCGATTCCACCCAAAGAAGTCTAGAAGAGCCGCCATCCGAGCCGGTTATACGCGGACCACGGGACGGCTTCATCGAGCAGATTTCCACCAATATCAGCCTGATTCGATCCAGACTCAAAACGCCTAAATTAAAGGTGGAGTATATTACGCTGGGCGAGCTTTCCCGCACGCGGATCGCCATTACTTACCTTGAAGGTATTGCGCTCGACACCTTAGTTAACGAAGTGCGAACGAGATTAAAGCCGATCCAATTAGACGGTATCCTCGACTCCGGCTATATCGAAGAATTTATTGAGGACCAGCCGTTTTCGCCCTTTCCCCAAGTCCACAGCACGGAACGACCGGACGTGGTCGTGGCAGAGATGCTGGAAGGAAAAGTCGCGATTCTTGTCGATACGACCCCATTCGTCATGGTCGCGCCGATGACGTTCTGGACGGGCCTTCAGGCGAGTGAAGACTACTACATTCGCTGGCCCGTTGCCACCTTTATTCGCTGGATCCGAATCCTGTTTATCCATTTAGCGGTATTCGCTCCTCCGCTATATGTTGCTGTTACGACCTACCACCAGGAAATGATTCCCACAAATCTTGTGCTGAGCATCGCGGCCTCGAGGGAAGCGGTTCCCTTTCCCGCGATGATTGAAGCGCTGCTGATGGAAATCATATTCGAAGCGCTGCGGGAAGCCGGAATTCGACTGCCGAAACAAATCGGCCAAGCCATAAGTATCGTTGGCGGTCTAGTCATTGGACAAGCGGCGGTTGAAGCGGGATTCATCTCTGCGCCTGTCGTCATCATCGTGTCCATCACCGGCATTTCGTCCTTTACGATTCCTCGTTACAGCTTTGCCAATGGGATCCGGCTGCTTCGTTTTCCCATGTTGTTTTTAGCAGGGACACTCGGTCTTTACGGTATTGTACTTGGATTTATCGGGGTCATGTTACATGTCACGTCGCTTCGCTCATTCGGGGTTCTATATTTCTCTCCATTGACGCCGTTTAAATGGACTGGCTTAACGGATGTGTTGATCCGGATACCGACATGGGCGAAATTCCGTATGCCAAGGAATAATCAAGAGGGAGAGCAAAGCTAGCTGGCTTTAAGCTGCTTAGATGAATAGCTTCAGAATGAACGACCGGGGGTGATGAATTGCGGAGACTCAGATATACGCTGCTTCTTACAGTTGTCTTCATCAGCGGGTGTTGGGATCGCACGGAAATGAATGATCTTGCATTCGTGATGGGTACAGCGCTCGACCTAACGGACAATGGGAAAATTCTATGCTCCCTCCAAGTTGCCATTCCTGCGGCAACGGGAAGCGGAAGCGCTACGGGCGGGGGAAGCGGCAATCATGAGAAATTTTACGTCATCTATGCGGAGGGCAAGAACGGCAACGAGATCCATCGGCTTCTCCAGAAGAAAAGTTCCAGAACCTTGACATATTCGCATCGAAGCGTTGTGTATATTAGCGAACGTCTGGCTAGGCACGGCATTAACAATGCGATGGATATTTTTACGCATGACCCGAGGAACCGTTTGAAGACCTACATGATGGTTGTAAAGGGAACAGAAGCTAAGAAAATTCTGGAGATCAATTATCCGTTAAAACAAGTACCGATCGAAACGGTGAAGGTGTTTGATGGATCGGGGGACGATTTAGCCGTCACCTTGCGCGATTTTTATATTACGCACCTAAGCGAAGGCATTCAACCTGTCTTAGGCGTAATCGAACCCGATATCCATGGTAAAAGCTCGCAATTATTCAGATTCACGGGCGCCGGTGTTTTTAAAGGTCTTAAGCTTGCCGGTTTATTAGATGAACAAGAAACTTTAGCGATGATGTGGGTGATGAACAAGCTGAAATTCGGTCGAATTACAACAGATTTACCCCATGGCGAGGGGGAAATCGGCATGATGCTGATGCATACAAGAAGCAAAATCACCACGCAGGCCGGTCATGATGGCGTAAAATTCAAGGTCCGATTGTTCGGCGAAGGCAGCTTGGTGGAGAGTAACACCCCGCTCACCGTTACAAAGCCAGCAGATTTGAAACGGATGAAGAAAGCGCTGGAAGATTCAGTAAGGAAAGAGGTCCAAGACTTGATTCTAAAAACCCAAACCAAACTTAGAGCCGACAGCATGGGCTTTGGACATGAAATGTATAAATATGCCCCTGTGAAGTGGGCGGGTTTGAGCGATCAATGGGACACACAATTTCCGAGGGCGAATATTAGCGTCGACGTCAGCCTGAGGCTGCATGGAGCAGGTATGGTCAGTTCTTCTATTGAATTTAGAGATAAGGAGATGGATAAATGATTTTAGAAATAATGACTTACATCATCATCCTGATGGGATGCTCGATCTATCAGGTACGGCAGTTTGTAAGCAAGAAACAGTCGGGACTAACTGTCTTTTACAGCTGCTTGATGGGCATATGCGTAATCACCGGCTCGTTATGGATTGCCCATGTTCAATTACCAAGCCTGACAACTCCGCTGCGAACAATGTTCGAGCCGGTCGGGAAATTCATTTTGGCACAGCATCGTTCAGGTCACTGACTTTTTCAACTGTCTTTTGATGCTGTCAATAATGAGCAGTCCAATGGGCAAAATCAATTGGGTAAGTATCGCAAAGCTTGGAAACGTGTAGGTCAGATAATAATTCAACTCGGTCGAGTAATTGATAAAGACCGTAACCGAACTAATCACGGACAAAATCACGATGGGGAAGATTAAGTCCCGATATTTCCCAACATTAAACACTTGGCTGACGCTCAAACTGATCACGAAGAAGGTAAGGGCGATTTTGACAAAGCAGCCCGCCACCCATATGGCAACCGCTAACGCTTCCAGCCGTTCGAAGCTGCCCTTAATGCCGATATACCGAATGACGCTGAGAACGGGAAACGTGAGCTTTTCCATTAATGGTCCCAGGACCATAATTAAGGGAAAAATCGTAATGCAAAGCAGACCAAAAATAGTAATCAAGGAAACGAATGAGGATTTGGCTGCTAGTTTGGGCTTATTCAAATAAGGAAGAAGCCAGCCTAGAATAAAAAATTGACCTAGATACGCACTCGGAAACACGCTAGCTTGAAGGACGGGGACGAAGCCTTTACTCAGTACGGGAAGGAGCCGCTCCGTACTGGATTCCCCGAGCATGAGGATCAAGAGCGGAATCAGCAAAACGAAAATGACTAAAGCGAGATACTCATTGCATCGTGCGATGGATTCAATCCCCATATAGACGGCAATTCCGCTTAGCACCGCCAAAGTTAAACTGATAATAATAGCAGGACTTCTCATGAGCAGAACGGTATTGATGAACTGGATATGCTGATTCAGAATAATGCTGTCGAACGTCATCCAATAATAAATAAAATAACAGCTCAGCGCTTTGCCGGCCCATTTGCCTAAAATTTGCGAGCTGTATTGGATGATCGTCATACCCGGGTAACGATTCGACAATGCGAGCATGACCCAAATCGTGATGCACCCGATCAAGACGGCAGGGAAAATCGCTATCCATGAATCCTGTTTGGAAATTTGGGCCATTAAGCTGGGTACGATCAGAAGGATAGTTGGCGCGATGAAAGAAAAGATCAATAGGCATAACTGCGTTCCCGATATATGTTCCGTTTTTCCAGTGGATTCCATTGGTGTTCTCCTTCAAAGCAGATTCATCCAAGTATTCCCTGCGTGTTATTTTGTATACTAAATTAGACTTAGGGCAATCGACGACAGACAACGACGAATCGGCAATACAAACAAACCAACCCCAGGCCGATGACCTGTGGTTGGTTTAGCTAATAAGCGGGGCCAAGAATGAGCGTTAGCACTTAGCCAAGCGTAATTCCGATCGCTGCATTATCGTCCGGCGAGCCGAGCCAATAGCCATAAGCGATTGCCCGTTCAACGAAATGCATCAAGGCAGCAGGATCGGGTGGACCTGGTTGGACGGTTTCGACCGGACGGCCGATCTCATTGAAAAACTCGCCCATTTTCGCAGTCGATGCGACTAATAACGTTACCGTTTCATTCGAAGAATTTCTCCAAGCGTGCTTTACATCTCCCGCAATATCAACCGTTTCACCAGCGCGAACGGTCTTCCAGCTATCTACCGTGAAAGCTTCAAGTTCGCCTGTGATAACAACAAAGGTTTCGCGATCATCATGACTGTGAACAGGCACGACCACGCCAGGCGGAACTTCAGCCTTCATAAGGCTATATTCCCGGTTCTCCGATAAATCCGTTAAGAGCTGAATACGCGGTCCCATTACATCCAATATTGTCGACATAAAAAAATTTCATCCTCTCATGATCAAGCAAGCTATTACCGATGCTTTGAATTTAGGGCAAGGTTCTCGAAGTCTTCGTCGTAATGTCCTTGCCACATTGTCTATCTTAACGATAATTGTTCTATTTTTCAGTAATGTTTCTTACATTAAGTAAGCGACTTGAAATGAAGAGTCGATGACAGACAAATCAGTTCAGACCGAACTGTACAGGATAGCGAGTATAGGATAGGATTTACACAAGGGACGATGAGTATAAATCAGCCTAGGGGAGGAAAGTAACATGAATTCGTTAGATGTACTTACGCAAATTTCAGCAGAAGTGGATCATAACCGTAAATCTGATTATGCGATTAATCCTGTATTTTTAAACCGGTGGTCTCCAAGAGCTTTCTCGAACAAGCCAGTAACAGATGATACCTTGAACATGATTCTTGAGGCTGCGCACTGGGCACCGTCATCGTACAATGACCAGCCATGGCGATTTATCGTCGCAAAGACAGAAGAGCAGCTGCGCGTGTTCCATCCCATATTGAGTGAATTTAACCTCATGTGGGCGGGGAAAGCGCCTGTGCTGATCTTGCTCGCATCCGATAAAAACAGGAGCAACGGGGATCCGAACGGAGCGCATGCATTCGATGCGGGGACGGCGTGGGGGTACTTGGCTTTGCAGGCAAGAATGCTTGGATTGTACACGCATGCCATGGGCGGCATCG encodes:
- a CDS encoding amidase family protein — its product is MTSVAFEIVEATISDMLAAFTSGELTSKQLVLIYLNRIADHDKSGLLLNSVLTINPDALFIAEAMDREREVKGLRGPLHGIPVLLKDNVDTGDKMPTSAGSLALADSYAPEDAYIVKKLREAGAVILGKVNMTEFANMMTDGMPTGYSSRGGQVMNPYNISTPTGGSSAGSGVAVAANFCAAAVGTETSGSILNPSNLCSVVGIKPTVGLLSRTGILPLSNSQDTAGPMARTVTDAVLMLQVMTGYDERDAAMGGGLGKQPADYSAYLDREGLRGARIGIPRDYYFEELTEEQLAIFDRAVAIMQDMGATIVDPANIATARSIVYSTVLINEFKASLNAYLSKLGPGAPMRTLKEIIAFNNEHPVETLRYGQKTLINAEYHSSGTLTDIKYLNDRALDIRLCKEEGIDATMKEHQLDALLFPADFGSRLAARAGYPSIAVPAGYTKAGPPFGVTFTARAYEEPTLIRLAYAFEQGTMFRRPPNLKSFID
- a CDS encoding D-2-hydroxyacid dehydrogenase family protein: MKCAVLDDYQKVAMSMADWSTVTDRMEIKVFPNHFDNEDELAAAIEDCEIVVIMRERTPFRRPLLQRLPRLKLLITTGMRNASIDLGAASDNGIVVCGTGGGGEGTTELTWALILGLARKLVQENEALRSGGHWQSTIGVDLIGKRLGLLGLGRIGSNVARIGQAFGMEVSAWSQNLTPDKADAAGVKLATSKEELLSSSDFVSIHLVLGDRTRGLLGVRELELMRPTAYLINTSRAPIVDREALIAALSSGKLAGAGLDVFETEPLPADDPLRSLPNVLATPHIGYVTEAAYRNFFRGIVEDIEAFLNGSPINIINYPASPTFVQE
- a CDS encoding spore germination protein, with protein sequence MRWNRRAGANHHYRNALKMRSMHLEEVNQQNKDAKFTTDIQQNENIIRDTFQRCSDLEWRSIDVNLSTQWLVVYIDNLIDKQQLEEFVIKPMQASAAAGRIANGPNELKNDVISVSMTSCSSSISQTIRNLLEGHAAILMPGSSDVLTVSIPDSTQRSLEEPPSEPVIRGPRDGFIEQISTNISLIRSRLKTPKLKVEYITLGELSRTRIAITYLEGIALDTLVNEVRTRLKPIQLDGILDSGYIEEFIEDQPFSPFPQVHSTERPDVVVAEMLEGKVAILVDTTPFVMVAPMTFWTGLQASEDYYIRWPVATFIRWIRILFIHLAVFAPPLYVAVTTYHQEMIPTNLVLSIAASREAVPFPAMIEALLMEIIFEALREAGIRLPKQIGQAISIVGGLVIGQAAVEAGFISAPVVIIVSITGISSFTIPRYSFANGIRLLRFPMLFLAGTLGLYGIVLGFIGVMLHVTSLRSFGVLYFSPLTPFKWTGLTDVLIRIPTWAKFRMPRNNQEGEQS
- a CDS encoding Ger(x)C family spore germination protein, with protein sequence MNDLAFVMGTALDLTDNGKILCSLQVAIPAATGSGSATGGGSGNHEKFYVIYAEGKNGNEIHRLLQKKSSRTLTYSHRSVVYISERLARHGINNAMDIFTHDPRNRLKTYMMVVKGTEAKKILEINYPLKQVPIETVKVFDGSGDDLAVTLRDFYITHLSEGIQPVLGVIEPDIHGKSSQLFRFTGAGVFKGLKLAGLLDEQETLAMMWVMNKLKFGRITTDLPHGEGEIGMMLMHTRSKITTQAGHDGVKFKVRLFGEGSLVESNTPLTVTKPADLKRMKKALEDSVRKEVQDLILKTQTKLRADSMGFGHEMYKYAPVKWAGLSDQWDTQFPRANISVDVSLRLHGAGMVSSSIEFRDKEMDK
- a CDS encoding endospore germination permease, with the translated sequence MESTGKTEHISGTQLCLLIFSFIAPTILLIVPSLMAQISKQDSWIAIFPAVLIGCITIWVMLALSNRYPGMTIIQYSSQILGKWAGKALSCYFIYYWMTFDSIILNQHIQFINTVLLMRSPAIIISLTLAVLSGIAVYMGIESIARCNEYLALVIFVLLIPLLILMLGESSTERLLPVLSKGFVPVLQASVFPSAYLGQFFILGWLLPYLNKPKLAAKSSFVSLITIFGLLCITIFPLIMVLGPLMEKLTFPVLSVIRYIGIKGSFERLEALAVAIWVAGCFVKIALTFFVISLSVSQVFNVGKYRDLIFPIVILSVISSVTVFINYSTELNYYLTYTFPSFAILTQLILPIGLLIIDSIKRQLKKSVT
- a CDS encoding cupin domain-containing protein translates to MSTILDVMGPRIQLLTDLSENREYSLMKAEVPPGVVVPVHSHDDRETFVVITGELEAFTVDSWKTVRAGETVDIAGDVKHAWRNSSNETVTLLVASTAKMGEFFNEIGRPVETVQPGPPDPAALMHFVERAIAYGYWLGSPDDNAAIGITLG
- a CDS encoding nitroreductase family protein — translated: MNSLDVLTQISAEVDHNRKSDYAINPVFLNRWSPRAFSNKPVTDDTLNMILEAAHWAPSSYNDQPWRFIVAKTEEQLRVFHPILSEFNLMWAGKAPVLILLASDKNRSNGDPNGAHAFDAGTAWGYLALQARMLGLYTHAMGGIDREKARQLLHVPDTFDVHCMIALGYPGEKSELPEAMQQREVPNTRLPLKDVVFEGKVTS